One genomic region from Parerythrobacter aestuarii encodes:
- a CDS encoding FMN-dependent NADH-azoreductase — protein sequence MPNILHITASIRSDAESVSRSLSGRLVDRLAADGLTVVTRDLSTNDLPFITAERFAANLTPAAERTPEQQELAAIADELIDELNAADTIVFGVPIYNFTIPSTLKAWADLVARAGTTFKYTPTGPEGQLTGKKAYIAIASGGTPVGSEIDFMSPWLKHFLGFLGITDVAMVAADGIMGEGGEEKIAAAHAQVEQMAA from the coding sequence ATGCCCAACATCCTCCACATCACCGCCAGCATCCGCAGCGACGCCGAATCCGTCAGCCGCAGCCTGTCGGGCAGACTGGTCGACCGCCTTGCCGCCGACGGTTTGACCGTCGTGACGCGCGACCTCTCGACCAATGATCTGCCCTTCATCACCGCCGAGCGCTTTGCCGCCAACCTGACCCCGGCCGCCGAGCGCACACCCGAGCAGCAGGAACTCGCCGCCATCGCCGATGAACTGATCGACGAACTCAATGCCGCCGACACCATCGTGTTCGGCGTGCCGATCTACAATTTCACCATTCCCTCGACGCTGAAGGCCTGGGCCGACCTGGTCGCCCGCGCCGGGACCACCTTCAAATACACTCCGACCGGCCCCGAAGGGCAGCTGACCGGCAAGAAGGCCTATATCGCCATCGCGTCCGGTGGCACGCCGGTGGGCAGCGAGATCGACTTCATGAGCCCGTGGCTGAAGCACTTCCTCGGCTTCCTCGGCATCACCGATGTCGCAATGGTCGCTGCCGACGGCATCATGGGCGAAGGCGGCGAAGAGAAGATCGCCGCGGCCCATGCGCAGGTCGAGCAGATGGCGGCCTGA
- a CDS encoding DMT family transporter, giving the protein MNPASFAALMLCNVVWAFNIVVSKWAVDDYAVPPLFFAALRSLMVVAAVAPFLRRIPADPVRVLLVGLAISGGSFGLLFIGLKTASPSAAGIVNLSGAPLTVLFAILILKEEVRWRRGLGIALTFAGVVVAVASPSGMESGIGLLYVFAAAVIGSLGAVFFKRIEIGAVEMQGWAGIASVALLFPLSFGLESGQLGAVSANIWPVAACVVFAGLITSVGAHSAYYQMLQKHDANLLVPLTLMTPLLTIAFGAWLTGDPIGPRLLIGAALAVAGVAIIVLRPSRAIFKPMLVRPRL; this is encoded by the coding sequence ATGAACCCCGCCAGCTTCGCCGCCCTCATGCTGTGCAACGTGGTATGGGCGTTCAATATCGTCGTCAGCAAGTGGGCGGTCGACGATTATGCCGTGCCTCCGCTGTTCTTTGCCGCGCTGCGTTCGCTGATGGTGGTCGCGGCGGTGGCGCCGTTCCTGCGGCGGATCCCGGCTGACCCGGTGCGGGTGCTGCTGGTCGGGCTCGCCATAAGCGGGGGATCCTTCGGGCTGCTGTTCATCGGGCTCAAGACCGCCAGCCCTTCGGCGGCGGGGATCGTCAACCTTTCAGGCGCGCCGCTGACGGTGCTGTTCGCGATCCTGATCCTGAAGGAAGAAGTGCGCTGGCGGCGCGGGCTCGGGATCGCGCTGACTTTTGCCGGGGTGGTGGTGGCAGTCGCCTCACCCAGCGGCATGGAGAGCGGGATTGGCCTGCTCTATGTTTTCGCCGCTGCAGTGATCGGATCGCTCGGCGCGGTATTCTTCAAGCGGATCGAGATCGGCGCGGTCGAAATGCAGGGCTGGGCCGGGATCGCTTCGGTGGCGCTGCTGTTTCCGCTCTCTTTCGGGCTGGAAAGCGGGCAGCTGGGCGCGGTGTCGGCCAATATCTGGCCGGTCGCGGCCTGCGTGGTGTTCGCCGGGCTCATCACCTCGGTCGGGGCGCACTCGGCCTATTACCAGATGCTGCAGAAGCACGATGCCAACCTGCTGGTCCCGCTAACGCTGATGACGCCGCTGCTGACCATCGCCTTCGGGGCGTGGCTGACGGGGGACCCAATCGGTCCGCGCCTGCTGATTGGTGCAGCACTGGCGGTGGCCGGTGTGGCGATCATCGTGCTGCGCCCGAGCCGGGCGATCTTCAAGCCGATGCTGGTGCGGCCGAGGTTGTAG
- a CDS encoding NAD(+) synthase, with protein sequence MHRHGFVRVATSTPQLRTADVAFNLEGTLAEARKAHDGHVDLLLYPELGLSSYAIDDLHLQLALLDAVEQAVGELVEASREWTPVLVVGAPLRRNGKIYNCALAIAGGRLLGVVPKSFLPNYREYYEKRWFAHGRGCVGLEIDVAGHTVPFGTDLVFAAENLKGFTFGIEICEDYWAPRPPGMLAALAGATILLNPSASNITVGKSDERHLLARASSARGICAYAYSASGHGESTTDLSWDGQGMIYEFGDLMVESSRFDLEPELCVSDIDTQRILAERMRNGTFTDAAEHEGRPENTFRTVRFTHKAAPGDIGLNRPIRRFPFVPNRREKLDEDCYEAFNIQVDALMRRIQATRPQSLVIGISGGLDSTHALIVAAKACDRLGLPRTTIRGYTMPGFATSEGTKSNAWKLMRAMGITAEEIDIKPAARTMLEDIGHAFADGEPVYDVTFENVQAGLRTDYLFRLAGQHKGWVVGTGDLSELALGWCTYGVGDHMSHYAVNSGVPKTLIQYLIRWSVTTGQFDEEAGKVLLAVLDTEISPELVPAGEDGEIQSTESIIGPYELNDFFLHHIICYGQTPSKVAFLAWHAWKDAEEGLWPEGFPEEAKSQYTLATIRHWLEKFLWRFFQFSQFKRSAIPNGPKVSAGGALSPRGDWRAPSDAVAEVWLAELETNVPHG encoded by the coding sequence ATGCACCGCCACGGCTTCGTGCGCGTGGCGACCAGCACGCCGCAGCTGCGCACTGCCGACGTCGCCTTCAACCTCGAAGGCACGCTGGCCGAAGCCCGCAAGGCGCATGACGGGCACGTCGACTTGCTGCTCTATCCCGAGCTGGGGTTGAGCTCCTACGCCATCGACGATCTGCACCTGCAGCTTGCGCTACTCGATGCGGTCGAGCAGGCGGTGGGCGAACTGGTCGAGGCCAGCCGCGAGTGGACCCCGGTGCTGGTGGTTGGCGCGCCGCTGCGCCGCAATGGCAAGATCTACAATTGCGCGCTGGCGATCGCCGGCGGGCGGCTACTCGGCGTCGTGCCCAAGAGCTTCCTGCCCAACTACCGCGAATATTACGAGAAGCGCTGGTTCGCCCACGGGCGTGGCTGTGTGGGGCTGGAGATTGATGTCGCCGGGCACACCGTTCCCTTCGGCACCGACCTTGTCTTCGCCGCCGAGAACTTGAAGGGCTTCACCTTCGGGATCGAGATATGCGAGGATTACTGGGCACCGCGTCCGCCGGGAATGCTGGCCGCGCTCGCCGGGGCGACGATCCTGCTCAATCCCAGCGCGTCCAACATCACTGTCGGCAAGTCCGACGAACGCCATCTGCTCGCGCGGGCGTCCTCGGCGCGCGGCATCTGCGCCTATGCCTATTCCGCCAGCGGGCACGGCGAGAGCACCACCGATCTCAGCTGGGACGGGCAGGGCATGATCTACGAATTCGGCGATTTGATGGTGGAATCGAGCCGTTTCGACCTCGAGCCAGAGCTGTGCGTGAGTGATATCGACACGCAAAGGATACTGGCCGAGCGGATGCGCAACGGCACTTTCACCGATGCCGCCGAGCATGAAGGGCGGCCCGAGAACACATTCCGCACCGTGCGCTTCACCCACAAGGCCGCGCCCGGCGACATCGGCCTAAACCGCCCCATCCGCCGCTTCCCCTTCGTCCCCAACCGGCGCGAGAAGCTCGACGAGGATTGCTACGAGGCCTTCAACATCCAGGTCGATGCGCTGATGCGCCGCATCCAGGCGACCAGACCGCAGAGCCTCGTCATCGGCATTTCAGGCGGGCTCGACAGCACCCACGCGCTGATCGTCGCGGCCAAGGCCTGCGACCGGCTTGGCCTGCCGCGCACCACCATCCGTGGCTACACCATGCCTGGCTTTGCTACGTCAGAGGGGACCAAATCCAACGCGTGGAAGCTGATGCGGGCGATGGGGATCACCGCCGAGGAGATCGACATCAAGCCCGCCGCGCGCACCATGCTGGAGGATATCGGCCACGCCTTCGCAGATGGCGAGCCGGTCTATGACGTGACCTTCGAGAACGTGCAGGCGGGGCTGCGCACCGATTACCTGTTCCGGCTGGCGGGCCAGCACAAGGGCTGGGTGGTCGGCACCGGCGACTTGAGCGAGCTCGCGCTCGGCTGGTGCACCTATGGCGTCGGCGACCACATGAGCCATTATGCGGTCAACAGCGGCGTGCCCAAGACGCTGATCCAGTACCTCATCCGCTGGTCGGTCACGACCGGGCAGTTCGACGAGGAGGCAGGCAAGGTACTGCTGGCGGTGCTCGATACGGAGATTTCGCCCGAGCTCGTCCCGGCAGGGGAAGATGGCGAGATCCAGAGCACCGAGAGCATCATCGGCCCTTACGAGCTCAACGACTTCTTCCTCCACCACATCATCTGCTACGGCCAGACGCCGAGCAAGGTCGCCTTCCTCGCCTGGCACGCGTGGAAGGATGCCGAGGAAGGGCTGTGGCCTGAAGGCTTCCCCGAGGAAGCCAAGAGCCAGTACACGCTCGCGACCATCCGCCACTGGCTGGAGAAATTCCTGTGGCGCTTCTTCCAGTTCAGCCAGTTCAAGCGCAGCGCCATCCCCAACGGGCCCAAGGTCAGCGCCGGCGGAGCACTGAGCCCCCGCGGCGACTGGCGCGCGCCAAGCGATGCGGTGGCCGAGGTGTGGCTGGCGGAACTCGAAACGAACGTACCCCACGGATGA
- a CDS encoding MFS transporter, with product MAHERIGKFEKIGYGVGDLASGLYLNFFGVFLFYYFVDLGGVAPAAIALMLLLSKLVDAVTDPVMGAIADRTRTRWGRYRPYLLFGAIPFGFVGAAVFAMPQLAPGPMLIWAYVTYTLAMLAYTAVNVPYSGLLGVISPSASERASVTAYRMFFSSLSGIAIGIFGTTLVRELGGADEARGIFLTMTLIAALGALCIFTSFATTRERIPPAHTNGSVWGDLRVLVRTGPWIAVAIAAILGVLAIASRAASAKFWFKYVVGDDGTPVFLFLDRLGLFLTALALGQVSGVIIGNILQRKFEKRNLIIAAGALKFVAILYFYTLPLDAVWPQTLVQYFVGIGFGMLMVGAFAMFTDIAEYVDWKSGLQMTGLVVAASVFAVKVGVGLGSALPGFAMDLTGFDPGGAQTTGALLGINLAFALIPAASLLPAMVAMLFYRLDRALIRQVEAELSTRRATPV from the coding sequence ATGGCGCACGAGCGAATCGGAAAATTCGAGAAGATCGGATACGGGGTCGGCGACCTCGCCTCCGGCCTCTATCTCAACTTCTTCGGCGTGTTCCTGTTCTACTATTTCGTCGACCTGGGCGGCGTAGCACCGGCGGCGATTGCGCTGATGCTACTGCTCAGCAAGCTGGTCGATGCAGTGACGGACCCGGTGATGGGTGCCATCGCTGATCGCACCCGCACCCGCTGGGGCCGCTATCGCCCCTACCTGCTGTTCGGCGCGATCCCGTTCGGATTTGTCGGGGCAGCGGTGTTTGCCATGCCTCAACTTGCTCCGGGCCCCATGCTTATCTGGGCCTATGTCACCTACACGCTGGCCATGCTCGCCTACACTGCCGTGAACGTGCCCTACTCCGGTCTGCTTGGCGTCATTTCACCAAGCGCTTCTGAGCGCGCCAGCGTCACCGCCTATCGCATGTTCTTCTCCTCGCTCTCCGGTATCGCCATCGGCATCTTTGGCACGACGCTGGTGCGCGAGTTGGGCGGCGCGGACGAAGCGCGCGGCATTTTCCTCACCATGACACTGATCGCCGCGCTCGGCGCGCTGTGCATCTTCACTAGCTTCGCCACCACCAGGGAGCGTATCCCGCCAGCTCATACCAATGGTAGCGTGTGGGGCGACCTGCGCGTGCTGGTGCGCACCGGTCCTTGGATCGCGGTCGCTATCGCCGCCATCCTCGGGGTGCTGGCGATCGCTTCACGCGCGGCCAGCGCCAAGTTCTGGTTCAAATACGTAGTCGGGGATGACGGAACGCCGGTGTTCCTGTTCCTCGACCGGCTCGGGCTCTTCCTCACTGCGCTGGCACTGGGCCAAGTCAGCGGGGTCATCATCGGCAACATCCTCCAGCGCAAATTCGAAAAGCGCAACCTCATCATCGCCGCCGGCGCGCTCAAGTTTGTTGCCATCCTGTATTTCTATACCTTGCCGCTCGATGCCGTCTGGCCGCAGACGCTGGTGCAATACTTCGTCGGCATCGGCTTCGGCATGCTGATGGTCGGCGCTTTCGCCATGTTCACCGACATCGCCGAATATGTCGACTGGAAGAGCGGGCTTCAGATGACGGGGCTGGTGGTCGCCGCCTCGGTCTTTGCGGTGAAGGTCGGGGTCGGCCTCGGTTCCGCCTTGCCCGGCTTTGCCATGGACCTGACAGGTTTCGACCCCGGAGGGGCGCAGACCACGGGAGCGCTGCTTGGCATCAATCTCGCCTTCGCCCTCATTCCCGCAGCCTCGCTGCTTCCGGCAATGGTCGCCATGCTGTTCTACCGTCTCGACCGGGCGCTGATCAGGCAAGTCGAAGCAGAGCTGTCCACACGCCGCGCCACCCCGGTCTGA
- a CDS encoding retropepsin-like aspartic protease — MSTANGTVTVPMATIDELRFGNVAARGLDAVIASNIGDTNVIGMNLLSRLASVRIEQRELILVPNNPQPAIDWDTRQE, encoded by the coding sequence ATGAGCACCGCCAATGGCACCGTCACCGTGCCGATGGCGACGATCGACGAACTGCGCTTCGGGAATGTCGCCGCGCGCGGGCTCGACGCGGTCATCGCCAGCAATATCGGCGACACCAATGTGATCGGGATGAACCTTTTGAGCCGCCTGGCTTCGGTCCGTATCGAACAGCGCGAGCTGATCCTCGTCCCCAACAACCCGCAACCCGCGATCGACTGGGATACACGGCAAGAGTGA
- a CDS encoding retropepsin-like aspartic protease family protein, which translates to MDLPPMRAYSGRVEQDAMFAEWFDRAVALVASVPKSSLLMLALAAMLASWIGGTMLRRGVPLGGLVRSLSTVALVGVLVTVVMQVARIDPRFDVAVAELGMPGQVVEGGETRIPLADDGHYWLRAKINGTEAAFLVDTGATLTAISQETAERAGIEPRAVTGCRCR; encoded by the coding sequence ATGGATTTGCCACCCATGCGCGCCTATAGCGGGCGGGTGGAACAAGACGCGATGTTTGCCGAATGGTTCGACCGCGCAGTGGCGCTGGTTGCTTCCGTGCCCAAGAGCAGCCTGCTGATGCTGGCGCTGGCAGCGATGCTGGCGAGCTGGATCGGCGGCACCATGCTGCGGCGCGGCGTGCCCCTGGGCGGCTTGGTGCGCAGCCTCAGCACCGTGGCGCTGGTCGGCGTGCTGGTAACTGTCGTGATGCAGGTCGCCCGGATCGATCCGCGCTTCGATGTCGCGGTGGCCGAGCTCGGCATGCCTGGCCAGGTCGTGGAGGGCGGCGAGACACGCATCCCTCTGGCGGACGATGGCCACTATTGGCTGCGTGCGAAGATCAACGGGACGGAGGCTGCATTCTTGGTCGATACTGGCGCCACACTGACCGCCATCTCGCAAGAAACCGCCGAACGTGCCGGGATCGAGCCGCGCGCCGTGACCGGTTGCCGATGCAGATGA
- a CDS encoding NAD(P)/FAD-dependent oxidoreductase: MSKTIAIIGAGMAGLSCAMKLKARGLNPVLFDKGRGPGGRMATRRAHIGTGEASFDHGAQYFTARDPRFAKAVEGWRSAGYAAPWPAAGEDAYVGTPGMNAPIKQMAQFFNIVWGKRIDGVLHDEHTWHLRAGDTIFRAQQLVCAIPAEQAAELLEREAPDFAAQATAVQSKPCWALMARFADRLDLADTFRGEAVAWAARNSAKPGRGEGEDWVIHASPEWSAEHLELDKDTAAPKLLAAFFAEAGITLQQPLHSDAHRWRYAMVGKADGAAALWDPQLALGVCGDWLAGPRVENAFLSGLELAALMTE, from the coding sequence ATGAGCAAGACAATCGCAATCATCGGGGCCGGGATGGCCGGGCTTTCCTGCGCCATGAAACTGAAGGCGCGGGGGCTGAACCCGGTGCTGTTCGACAAGGGGCGTGGGCCCGGTGGTCGGATGGCGACCCGGCGCGCGCATATCGGTACAGGCGAGGCCTCGTTCGATCACGGCGCGCAGTATTTCACCGCCCGCGATCCGCGCTTCGCCAAGGCTGTCGAAGGTTGGCGGTCGGCTGGGTATGCCGCGCCGTGGCCGGCAGCTGGCGAGGATGCCTATGTCGGCACGCCGGGCATGAACGCGCCGATCAAGCAGATGGCGCAGTTCTTCAACATTGTATGGGGCAAGCGCATCGATGGCGTGCTGCACGACGAGCACACCTGGCACCTGCGCGCCGGCGATACGATCTTCCGTGCGCAGCAACTGGTGTGTGCGATCCCGGCCGAACAGGCGGCTGAATTGCTGGAAAGGGAAGCGCCGGACTTCGCGGCACAAGCAACGGCGGTGCAGTCCAAGCCGTGCTGGGCGCTGATGGCGCGCTTTGCCGATCGGCTCGACCTGGCTGACACCTTCCGGGGCGAGGCTGTCGCCTGGGCGGCGCGCAATTCGGCCAAGCCGGGACGTGGGGAGGGTGAGGACTGGGTGATCCACGCTTCGCCCGAATGGTCGGCCGAGCATCTCGAACTCGACAAGGATACGGCTGCACCCAAATTGCTCGCAGCCTTCTTCGCGGAAGCCGGCATAACGCTCCAGCAACCTCTGCACTCGGATGCGCATCGCTGGCGCTATGCCATGGTTGGCAAGGCTGATGGAGCGGCTGCGCTGTGGGATCCGCAGCTCGCGCTCGGGGTTTGCGGTGACTGGCTGGCAGGTCCCCGGGTCGAAAATGCTTTCCTCAGCGGGCTGGAGCTCGCCGCCTTGATGACGGAGTAA
- the egtD gene encoding L-histidine N(alpha)-methyltransferase encodes MPSKHELRLVELDEDGVNTAFRADVLQGLSEAQKAIPARWLYDDAGSQLFEDITELEEYYPTRAETEILKGRGSDFSEAIGPGRAVVEFGSGSSVKTPLLLSQIAPAAYVPLDISGDFLRASAEELRGKFPGLPVYPVEADFMRRVELPEAVADMPKLGFFPGSTIGNMVPRTATDLLRTMRETLGESSKLLIGMDLVKDPAVLEAAYDDARGITADFNRNLVRRINRELGGTIPVDQLSHEARWNDEFARIEMHLVAQADLAFEVAGRSFAMAAGESIHTENSHKFTRRSGNMLLLAGGWTPVARWLDSEERFSLILAEASIPRSAP; translated from the coding sequence ATGCCCTCCAAGCACGAACTGCGTCTGGTCGAGCTGGACGAAGATGGCGTCAACACCGCCTTCCGGGCCGATGTGCTGCAGGGGCTTTCCGAAGCCCAGAAGGCGATCCCAGCGCGATGGCTCTATGACGATGCCGGCTCACAGCTGTTCGAAGACATCACGGAGCTGGAAGAGTACTATCCGACCCGCGCCGAGACCGAGATCCTCAAGGGGCGGGGCAGCGACTTTTCCGAGGCCATCGGACCCGGACGCGCGGTGGTGGAATTCGGCAGCGGTAGCTCGGTCAAGACCCCGCTGCTGTTGAGCCAGATCGCGCCCGCAGCCTATGTCCCGCTCGACATTTCAGGCGATTTCCTGCGCGCTTCGGCAGAGGAGTTGCGCGGCAAGTTCCCGGGCCTGCCGGTCTATCCGGTCGAAGCCGATTTCATGCGCCGGGTCGAGCTGCCCGAAGCCGTTGCAGACATGCCCAAGCTCGGCTTTTTCCCCGGCTCGACCATTGGCAACATGGTCCCGCGCACCGCGACCGACCTGCTGCGCACCATGCGCGAAACGCTGGGCGAGAGTTCCAAGCTGCTGATCGGGATGGACCTGGTGAAGGATCCCGCTGTGCTCGAAGCGGCCTATGACGATGCGCGCGGAATCACCGCCGATTTCAATCGAAACCTCGTGCGCCGCATCAACCGCGAACTTGGCGGGACGATCCCCGTCGATCAGCTCAGCCATGAAGCGCGCTGGAATGATGAATTCGCGCGGATCGAAATGCATCTGGTGGCGCAAGCCGACCTTGCATTCGAAGTCGCCGGACGATCCTTCGCCATGGCGGCAGGCGAGAGTATTCACACCGAGAACAGCCACAAGTTCACGCGCCGCAGTGGCAACATGCTGCTGCTGGCAGGGGGCTGGACCCCGGTGGCGCGCTGGCTCGACAGTGAAGAACGTTTCAGCCTGATTCTCGCAGAGGCTTCCATCCCGCGCAGCGCGCCTTAA
- the egtB gene encoding ergothioneine biosynthesis protein EgtB, whose translation MAHAQAHDAASLTTTLAERFRATRALTEALAAPLSESDATIQSMEDASPAKWHLAHVTWFWETFLLRNHLPDYALFDERWPFLFNSYYEAEGERHARSHRGLITRPSLAEVFDYRQAVTEAMAPLLEREELRPLVELGIAHEQQHQELLLTDIKHGLFQNPLGPAMWESARPREGGGLRPSNESPAARDPRLREGSAWHSHPGGIALVGHEGAGFAFDNEGPRHRVLLEPFALASTLVTNAEWQEFIDDRGYETASLWLSDGWAWVRQHGIAAPDYWRANGGAGEYFTHQGWQERDAHAPVTHISFYEADAYATWAGARLPTEFEWEAIAQEHDPAGGNQLDTAGPPMPVGSDRLFGDCWQFTRSAYLPYPRYQPPAGAVGEYNGKFMSGQVVLRGASCATVRGHSRRSYRNFFYPHQRWQFTGLRLAKDA comes from the coding sequence TTGGCCCATGCACAGGCGCATGATGCCGCATCCTTGACCACGACGCTTGCCGAGCGGTTTCGTGCCACCCGCGCATTGACCGAGGCGCTGGCTGCGCCGCTCAGCGAAAGCGATGCCACGATCCAGTCGATGGAAGATGCCTCGCCCGCCAAGTGGCATCTGGCGCATGTGACGTGGTTCTGGGAGACGTTCCTGCTGCGCAACCACCTGCCGGACTACGCGCTGTTCGACGAGCGTTGGCCGTTCCTGTTCAACAGTTATTACGAGGCCGAAGGCGAGCGTCATGCGCGCAGTCATCGCGGGCTGATAACGCGGCCGAGCCTGGCGGAGGTGTTCGACTATCGCCAGGCGGTGACGGAAGCGATGGCACCGCTGCTCGAACGCGAGGAGCTGCGCCCGCTGGTCGAGCTGGGTATCGCGCATGAGCAGCAGCATCAGGAGCTGTTGCTGACCGATATCAAGCACGGCCTGTTCCAGAACCCGCTCGGCCCGGCGATGTGGGAAAGTGCGCGCCCCCGCGAAGGCGGGGGCCTCAGGCCATCGAACGAATCGCCAGCGGCTCGAGACCCCCGGCTTCGCGAGGGATCAGCTTGGCACTCCCACCCCGGCGGCATCGCGCTGGTCGGCCATGAAGGCGCAGGCTTTGCCTTCGACAACGAAGGCCCGCGCCATCGCGTCCTGCTGGAGCCCTTCGCGCTGGCCAGCACGCTGGTGACCAATGCCGAGTGGCAGGAATTTATCGACGATCGCGGCTATGAGACGGCGTCGCTGTGGCTATCGGATGGTTGGGCCTGGGTCCGCCAGCATGGCATCGCCGCGCCCGATTACTGGCGCGCCAATGGCGGAGCGGGCGAGTATTTCACTCATCAGGGCTGGCAGGAACGCGACGCGCATGCCCCGGTCACGCATATCTCCTTCTACGAGGCCGATGCCTATGCGACATGGGCCGGGGCGCGCCTGCCGACCGAGTTCGAATGGGAAGCGATCGCGCAGGAGCATGATCCGGCTGGCGGCAACCAGCTCGATACCGCCGGGCCGCCTATGCCCGTCGGCTCGGACCGCCTGTTCGGCGATTGCTGGCAATTCACCCGCAGCGCTTACCTGCCCTACCCGCGCTACCAGCCGCCTGCTGGTGCGGTGGGTGAATACAATGGCAAGTTCATGAGCGGGCAGGTTGTGCTGCGCGGGGCCAGCTGTGCCACGGTGCGCGGCCATTCGCGCCGTAGCTATCGCAATTTCTTCTACCCCCACCAGCGCTGGCAGTTCACCGGGCTGCGGTTGGCGAAGGACGCCTGA
- a CDS encoding class II 3-deoxy-7-phosphoheptulonate synthase: MARNWTPDSWKGFEARHLPTYEDSAALGAAESTLANYPPLVFAGEARALKADLAEVAEGRAFLLQGGDCAESFAEFHPNNIRDTFRVILQMAVVLTFAGKLPVVKVGRMAGQFAKPRSSDTETQGDLTLPSYFGDNVNGIEFDPDIRRNDPERMVKAYSQAAATLNLLRAFAGGGYANLRQVHQWTLDFMGRSPWADKFAALSERISEALDFMEACGVDPATLPQLKGTSFYTSHEGLLLPYEQALTRQDSLTGDWVDTSGHMIWIGDRTRFEGSAHIEFARGIINPLGVKCGPSLEPDVLLKLLDELNPAREPGRITLISRFGHDKVEAGLPRLVRAITREGHPVVWSCDPMHGNVIKADSGYKTRPFDRIKAEVRGFFDVHRAEGTHAGGIHLEMTGQDVTECVGGAVAIADEDLGDRYHTHCDPRLNAAQSIELAFAIAEMLQLAAKEQQADAA, translated from the coding sequence ATGGCTCGCAACTGGACACCGGATAGCTGGAAGGGCTTCGAAGCGCGGCACCTGCCGACATACGAAGACTCCGCAGCGCTTGGCGCTGCCGAAAGCACGCTGGCCAATTATCCGCCGCTGGTCTTTGCCGGTGAAGCGCGCGCGCTGAAGGCCGACCTGGCCGAAGTGGCCGAGGGGCGCGCGTTCCTGCTGCAGGGTGGAGACTGTGCCGAGAGCTTTGCCGAATTCCACCCCAACAACATCCGCGACACCTTCCGCGTGATCCTGCAGATGGCGGTGGTGCTGACCTTCGCTGGCAAGCTGCCGGTGGTGAAGGTCGGGCGCATGGCGGGCCAGTTCGCCAAGCCGCGCAGTTCCGACACTGAAACGCAGGGCGATTTGACGCTGCCGAGCTATTTCGGTGACAACGTCAACGGGATCGAGTTCGACCCGGACATCCGCCGCAACGATCCCGAGCGGATGGTGAAGGCCTATTCGCAGGCCGCCGCCACGCTCAATCTGCTGCGCGCCTTTGCCGGGGGTGGGTATGCCAATTTGCGGCAGGTTCACCAGTGGACGCTCGATTTCATGGGCCGCAGCCCATGGGCCGACAAGTTCGCTGCGCTGTCCGAACGGATCAGCGAAGCGCTCGACTTCATGGAAGCCTGTGGTGTCGATCCGGCCACCCTGCCGCAGCTAAAGGGTACCAGCTTCTATACCAGCCACGAAGGGTTGCTGTTGCCGTACGAGCAGGCGCTGACGCGGCAGGATTCGCTGACCGGCGACTGGGTCGACACCAGCGGCCACATGATCTGGATCGGCGACCGCACCCGCTTCGAAGGCAGCGCGCATATCGAGTTTGCGCGCGGGATCATCAATCCGCTGGGAGTGAAATGCGGGCCGAGCCTCGAGCCGGACGTGCTGCTCAAGCTGCTCGACGAGCTCAACCCTGCGCGTGAGCCGGGGCGGATCACGCTGATCAGCCGCTTCGGGCACGACAAGGTCGAGGCCGGACTGCCGCGCCTCGTCCGCGCCATCACCCGCGAAGGGCACCCGGTGGTCTGGAGCTGCGACCCGATGCACGGCAACGTGATCAAGGCCGACAGCGGCTACAAGACCCGCCCGTTCGATCGGATCAAGGCTGAAGTGCGCGGCTTCTTCGATGTCCACCGCGCCGAAGGCACCCATGCCGGAGGTATCCACCTGGAGATGACTGGGCAGGACGTGACCGAATGCGTCGGCGGGGCGGTGGCGATTGCCGACGAGGATCTTGGCGACCGCTATCACACCCATTGCGACCCGCGCCTCAACGCCGCGCAGTCTATCGAACTGGCCTTTGCGATTGCCGAGATGCTGCAACTGGCGGCCAAGGAGCAACAGGCCGACGCGGCCTGA